A stretch of the Streptomyces sp. WMMB303 genome encodes the following:
- a CDS encoding cation:proton antiporter, whose protein sequence is MTPEQVQSFFAALAAVLVLGRLLGAAARRLGQPPVVGELLAGVLLGPTLFDGAAARFLFPADIRPLLAALADLGLVLFMFMVGYELDLTRLRGTGRLAVSVSLCSVLVPLLLGGLLALHLADRHATGGRAAFVLFLGAAMAVTAFPVLARILADSGLGRTRIGGIALACAALDDVLAWSLLAVVATVAGGGGQWRMLLAPGYLALMLLVVRPGLRWLFHRPGTARRAGWQGWARDHVTADQLVVVLAGLLLSSLATAWLGAHFAFGAFLFGAVLPRDTSRHLRLQLTDRLEYLTRLLLLPAFFVVAGLQVDLSRTGVRDLGELGLILLTAVTGKFAGAYAGARLNRVPPVQSGLLAALLNTRGLTELVILTVGLQLGVLDRELYGLLVVMALLTTAMTGPLLQLLGRHRGGLATLGDFAHPAERPRSARASRTASRKG, encoded by the coding sequence ATGACTCCGGAGCAGGTCCAGTCCTTCTTCGCGGCGCTCGCCGCCGTCCTGGTGCTCGGCCGGCTGCTGGGCGCGGCGGCGCGCCGGCTCGGACAGCCCCCGGTGGTGGGCGAACTGCTCGCCGGGGTGCTCCTGGGGCCCACCCTGTTCGACGGCGCGGCGGCCCGCTTCCTCTTTCCGGCCGACATCCGGCCCCTGCTCGCGGCACTGGCGGACCTGGGGCTGGTGCTGTTCATGTTCATGGTCGGCTACGAGTTGGACCTGACCCGGCTGCGCGGCACCGGACGCCTCGCGGTCTCCGTGTCCCTGTGCTCGGTACTGGTGCCGCTGCTGCTGGGCGGGCTGCTGGCACTGCACCTCGCCGACCGGCACGCCACCGGCGGCCGCGCCGCGTTCGTGCTCTTCCTCGGCGCCGCGATGGCGGTCACCGCCTTCCCCGTACTGGCCCGCATCCTCGCCGACAGCGGACTGGGACGCACCCGGATCGGCGGCATCGCGCTCGCCTGCGCCGCGCTCGACGACGTCCTCGCCTGGTCCCTGCTGGCGGTCGTCGCCACCGTCGCGGGCGGCGGCGGCCAGTGGCGGATGCTGCTGGCGCCCGGCTATCTGGCCCTCATGCTGCTCGTCGTACGGCCCGGTCTGCGGTGGCTCTTCCACCGGCCCGGCACCGCGCGCCGGGCCGGCTGGCAGGGGTGGGCGCGCGACCATGTGACCGCCGACCAGCTCGTCGTGGTCCTGGCCGGTCTGCTGCTCTCGTCACTGGCCACCGCCTGGCTGGGTGCCCACTTCGCCTTCGGCGCCTTCCTGTTCGGCGCCGTGCTGCCCCGCGACACCTCCCGGCACCTGCGCCTCCAGCTCACCGACCGGCTGGAATACCTCACCCGGCTCCTGCTGCTGCCGGCCTTCTTCGTCGTCGCCGGACTCCAGGTGGACCTCTCCCGCACCGGAGTGCGCGACCTGGGCGAACTCGGGCTGATCCTGCTGACCGCGGTGACCGGCAAGTTCGCCGGCGCCTACGCGGGCGCCCGGCTCAACCGGGTGCCGCCCGTGCAGAGCGGACTGCTAGCCGCGCTGCTGAACACCCGCGGCCTGACGGAGCTCGTCATCCTGACCGTAGGACTGCAACTGGGCGTCCTGGACCGCGAGCTGTACGGCCTGCTGGTCGTCATGGCCCTGCTCACCACCGCCATGACGGGCCCGCTGCTGCAGTTACTCGGCCGCCACCGCGGCGGCCTGGCGACGCTGGGCGACTTCGCCCACCCCGCGGAGCGCCCCCGGAGCGCCCGCGCCTCCCGTACGGCCTCCCGGAAGGGCTGA
- a CDS encoding IS110 family transposase, producing the protein MIDISDIGVFLGLDVGKGEHHATAVTPAGKKAFDRRLPNSEPKLREVFGKLTAKHGTVLVAVDQPASIGALPLAVARDMGCEVAYLPGLTMRRIADLYPGEAKTDARDAFVIADAARSMPHTLRAIALEDEAVAELEMVVGFDDDLAGEATRISNRLRGLLTQIHPHLERVLGPRIQHPAVLTLLDRFGSPAQIRKAGRRRLISLIRPKAPRMAERLVEDIFTALDEQTVVVPGTDAAALIVPSLAGSLQNVLDQRKLLATRIEELLDAHPLSRVLTSMPGIGVRTGARILIDVGDGSGFPTAAHLAAYAGLAPATRSSGSSIRGEQPSRRGNKQLKRAFFLSAFAALSEPRSRTYYDKKIAQGKHHTQALLCLARRRADVLFAMLRDGTFYTPQPAPTG; encoded by the coding sequence GTGATCGACATCAGCGACATCGGCGTCTTCCTGGGCCTGGACGTCGGCAAGGGCGAACACCACGCCACCGCCGTCACCCCGGCCGGGAAGAAGGCGTTCGACCGGCGGCTGCCCAACAGCGAACCCAAACTCCGCGAGGTTTTCGGCAAGCTGACCGCGAAACACGGCACCGTGCTCGTGGCCGTCGACCAGCCGGCCTCCATCGGGGCCCTGCCCCTCGCGGTCGCCCGCGACATGGGCTGCGAGGTCGCCTACCTTCCCGGACTGACGATGCGGAGGATCGCCGACCTCTACCCCGGCGAGGCCAAGACCGACGCCCGCGACGCTTTCGTCATCGCGGACGCCGCCCGTTCCATGCCTCACACCCTCCGCGCGATCGCCCTCGAGGACGAGGCGGTCGCCGAGCTGGAGATGGTCGTGGGCTTCGACGACGACCTCGCCGGCGAGGCGACCAGGATCAGCAACCGCCTCCGCGGCCTGCTCACCCAGATCCACCCGCACCTCGAACGCGTCCTGGGCCCGCGCATCCAGCACCCGGCCGTCCTCACCCTGCTCGACCGGTTCGGTTCCCCGGCCCAGATCCGCAAGGCCGGCCGTCGGCGGCTCATCAGCCTCATACGTCCCAAAGCCCCGCGCATGGCCGAACGACTCGTCGAGGACATCTTCACCGCGCTCGACGAACAGACCGTTGTCGTTCCCGGCACCGACGCGGCCGCACTCATCGTCCCGAGCCTGGCCGGCTCGCTCCAGAACGTGCTCGACCAACGGAAACTGCTGGCCACCAGGATCGAGGAACTCCTGGATGCCCACCCTCTTTCCCGGGTCCTGACGTCCATGCCCGGCATCGGCGTCAGGACCGGAGCCAGGATCCTCATCGACGTGGGCGACGGCAGCGGCTTCCCCACAGCCGCCCACCTCGCCGCTTACGCCGGCCTGGCCCCGGCGACCCGCAGCTCGGGGTCCTCGATCCGGGGCGAACAGCCGTCCCGGCGAGGAAACAAGCAACTCAAACGGGCCTTCTTCCTGTCCGCGTTCGCCGCCCTGTCCGAGCCCAGATCCAGGACCTACTACGACAAAAAGATCGCCCAGGGCAAGCACCACACCCAAGCCCTCCTCTGCCTCGCCAGACGACGAGCCGACGTGCTCTTCGCGATGCTCCGCGACGGCACCTTCTACACCCCCCAACCAGCCCCTACAGGTTGA
- a CDS encoding XRE family transcriptional regulator — translation MGEILVARLRDAMLGLGSPATSQNHEHVIAELHHAHRDYRTCGYASLAVRLPRLISTAHAAHGKDHALLGRSYLLATRLLVKLDEQQLGWMAADRARQLAAAAGDPLAVAESARQLAVLARKAGWQDQALTLALNAAESPELREVGRSGTALRGLLVQSAAYTAAWKGDPDGMRELTAEAAALASGLGDTRLRDLGGFCPATVQLHLVSAENSVGDPARALAAAHAIDPAALPTTERRARLYTDIAHAHNRWGRRDACISSLLAAERCAPQEIHARPAVQALISGLLLSGRRTSDLRGLAARVGALRA, via the coding sequence ATGGGTGAGATCCTCGTCGCACGGCTGCGGGACGCGATGCTCGGGCTCGGCAGCCCCGCCACGAGCCAGAATCATGAGCACGTGATCGCCGAGCTCCACCACGCGCACCGCGACTACCGCACATGCGGGTATGCCAGCCTCGCCGTACGCCTGCCGCGCCTCATCAGCACAGCACACGCTGCCCACGGTAAGGACCACGCTCTGCTGGGCCGCAGCTATCTCCTCGCAACCCGGCTCCTGGTCAAGCTGGACGAGCAGCAACTGGGGTGGATGGCCGCCGACCGGGCCCGGCAGCTGGCGGCGGCAGCCGGGGATCCACTCGCTGTCGCCGAGTCGGCACGCCAACTCGCCGTCCTCGCACGCAAAGCAGGGTGGCAGGACCAAGCACTCACCCTCGCGCTCAACGCTGCCGAATCGCCCGAGCTGCGCGAGGTCGGCCGGTCGGGCACCGCACTGCGGGGACTGCTGGTGCAGTCTGCCGCCTACACCGCCGCCTGGAAGGGAGACCCGGATGGGATGCGTGAGCTCACCGCCGAAGCTGCCGCTCTCGCCTCCGGACTTGGTGACACCCGGCTGAGGGACCTTGGCGGCTTCTGCCCCGCAACCGTGCAACTGCATCTGGTCTCAGCCGAGAACAGTGTCGGGGACCCGGCACGGGCACTGGCCGCAGCACACGCCATCGACCCCGCCGCGCTGCCCACCACCGAGCGACGCGCTCGCCTGTATACGGACATCGCCCACGCCCACAACCGATGGGGGCGCAGAGACGCGTGCATCTCCAGCCTTCTGGCGGCCGAACGCTGTGCCCCGCAAGAGATCCATGCACGCCCCGCCGTCCAAGCCCTCATCTCCGGCCTGCTGCTCTCCGGACGTAGGACATCGGATCTCCGCGGCCTCGCCGCTCGCGTCGGTGCTCTCCGAGCCTGA
- a CDS encoding NAD-dependent epimerase/dehydratase family protein: protein MTDTYLSELAGRTVLVTGGAGLIGSRITGRLRELGAHCRVLCTLDAYPAHTYRDIFGVGLDSPDVIRASITDEAAVTRAVDGTDYIIHAAALADVAACTRHPHNAIAANICGTQTVLDAAAASDRLRRFVFVSSASVYGNGEPDNSPRCAEWRSMRQLLESVYGQAATLFTEETPLRPVSVYGSTKAWGETQTRLMLGAVGISHTVVRYFSVYGEPQVVKEDSHSWVVAWFAVRAALGLPLYLHGGGRQIRDLVHVDDVAAATVRSLVAPRAHNETVNVGTGTPTNVRTVADLIAEHFPGTQLLEAPMPSGDPLGGYASPHRLAATLEWKPTITVADGVARYVRWLGRTPDAVPDWLLAERAASA from the coding sequence GTGACCGACACATATCTGTCAGAGCTGGCTGGGCGAACCGTCTTGGTAACGGGAGGCGCTGGGTTGATCGGCAGCCGCATCACCGGTCGCCTCCGCGAACTGGGAGCCCACTGCCGCGTGCTGTGCACGCTCGACGCCTATCCCGCCCACACCTACCGGGACATCTTCGGCGTCGGCCTCGACAGCCCCGACGTCATCCGAGCAAGCATCACCGACGAGGCCGCCGTGACGCGTGCTGTTGACGGGACCGACTACATCATCCACGCCGCGGCGCTGGCTGACGTGGCAGCCTGCACCCGCCACCCGCATAACGCGATCGCCGCCAACATCTGTGGCACACAGACCGTGTTGGACGCTGCCGCCGCCAGCGACCGACTGCGCCGATTCGTGTTCGTCTCCTCTGCCAGCGTCTACGGCAACGGCGAGCCGGACAACTCTCCCCGCTGCGCCGAGTGGCGATCGATGCGGCAACTGCTGGAGTCCGTCTACGGACAGGCAGCCACGCTGTTCACCGAGGAGACGCCCCTGCGGCCCGTCTCGGTCTACGGCAGCACGAAGGCGTGGGGCGAGACCCAGACTCGGCTGATGCTGGGTGCGGTCGGTATCTCCCACACCGTCGTGCGTTACTTCTCCGTCTACGGAGAACCGCAGGTGGTCAAGGAGGACAGCCACTCATGGGTGGTCGCCTGGTTTGCCGTGCGCGCCGCTCTGGGGCTGCCGCTGTACCTGCACGGTGGTGGTCGGCAGATCCGCGACCTGGTGCATGTCGACGACGTGGCTGCCGCCACAGTACGCAGCCTGGTTGCACCGCGCGCACACAACGAAACCGTCAACGTCGGAACTGGAACGCCTACAAACGTGCGCACCGTGGCCGACCTGATTGCCGAACACTTCCCTGGCACACAGTTGCTGGAGGCTCCGATGCCTTCTGGTGACCCGCTGGGCGGCTATGCCTCACCGCACCGGCTGGCCGCGACACTGGAGTGGAAGCCCACCATCACGGTCGCCGACGGGGTGGCCCGTTATGTGCGGTGGCTGGGCAGGACCCCGGATGCGGTACCGGACTGGCTGCTCGCCGAGAGGGCTGCGAGCGCCTAG
- a CDS encoding glycosyltransferase, producing MSSPRIGVAILTMGNRPAELMELLESVAMQETPAQRVVVVGNGAPLPALQDGVTGLELTENLGVAGGRNTALACLAEFGDVDVVVDLDDDGLLISRDAFARLAALYEQDERLGIVSFRICDERGRTQRRHVPRLRAGDPMRGGPVTTFLGGGHALSARMLEQTGGWPDAFFYAHEETDLAWRALDAGWKVVYEPALVLQHPWTSPTRHAVFHRMVARNRVWLAKRHLPAPLVPAYLGAWTLLTLARTRSWDGLRAWFGGFAEGVRTSCPPRQPMRWATVWRMTRLGRPPVL from the coding sequence GTGAGTAGTCCGCGCATCGGCGTCGCCATCCTGACGATGGGCAACCGACCAGCCGAACTGATGGAACTGCTGGAGTCGGTGGCCATGCAGGAGACGCCCGCGCAGCGGGTGGTGGTGGTCGGGAACGGGGCGCCACTGCCCGCGCTCCAGGATGGAGTGACCGGCCTCGAGCTGACGGAGAACCTGGGCGTGGCCGGCGGCCGGAACACGGCCCTTGCCTGTCTGGCGGAGTTCGGGGACGTCGATGTGGTGGTGGATCTGGACGATGACGGTCTGCTGATCAGCCGCGACGCCTTCGCCCGCCTGGCCGCCCTGTACGAGCAGGACGAGCGGCTGGGCATCGTCAGCTTCCGTATTTGCGATGAGCGCGGCCGTACCCAGCGGCGTCACGTTCCGCGGCTGAGGGCCGGGGATCCGATGCGGGGCGGTCCGGTCACCACCTTCCTCGGCGGCGGGCACGCCCTCTCGGCCCGGATGCTGGAGCAGACCGGCGGCTGGCCCGACGCCTTCTTCTATGCCCACGAGGAGACGGACCTGGCCTGGCGTGCCTTGGACGCGGGATGGAAGGTGGTCTACGAACCCGCCCTGGTGCTCCAGCACCCGTGGACGTCACCGACCCGGCACGCGGTCTTCCACCGCATGGTCGCCCGCAACCGGGTATGGCTGGCCAAACGCCACCTGCCCGCACCACTCGTCCCCGCCTACCTGGGTGCATGGACGCTTCTCACTCTGGCCCGGACGCGTTCGTGGGACGGGCTCCGCGCCTGGTTCGGAGGGTTCGCAGAAGGCGTGCGCACCTCGTGCCCGCCGCGGCAGCCGATGAGGTGGGCCACGGTCTGGCGCATGACCCGCCTCGGTCGGCCTCCGGTGCTCTAG